The Leifsonia sp. ZF2019 DNA segment AGGCGCACGAAGCCGAAGCCCTTGCCGCCGAAGTACGCGCTCGCGTCGAAGTCCTCGTACGCGCTGCGGTCGGCGAGCAGGTCGTCGTAGCTCTCGCCGGCGCCGAGCGTCGTCTCCGACAGCTCGGTCACGCGTGCCGCCTGCAGCGCCTCCTGCACCTCGGGGTCGGCGCGGAAGGCCGCGGCCCGCTCCTTGAGAAGGAGGTAGGTGCGCATGTTGGCGGCGGCGGAGTCCCACACGCCCGAGGCGTCCTCGGTGCGCGACGGCTTGTAGTCGAAGTGGCGCGGGCCGTCGTAGGCCTGGCCGCCGTTCGGGCCGCCGTTCTCGAGCAGGTCGACGAGCGCGAAGGCGTTCTGGAGGTCGCCGTGGCCGAACACGAGGTCCTGGTCGTACTTGATGCCGCGCTGGCCGTTGAGGTCGATGTGGTAGAGCTTGCCGTGGTACAGCGCCTGCGCGATGCCGGCGGCGAAGTTCAGGCCCGCCATCTGCTCGTGGCCGACCTCGGGGTTGAGGCCGACGAGCTCCGGGCGCTCCAGCGAGTTGATGAAGGCGAGCGCGTGGCCGACGGTGGGCAGCAGGATGTCGCCGCGCGGCTCGTTCGGCTTCGGCTCGATGGCGAAGCGGATGTCGTAGCCCTTGTCGGTGACGTAGTCGCCGAGCAGGTTGACGGCCTCGCGGTAGCGCTCGAGAGCGGCGCCGATGTTCTTGGCCGAGTCGTACTCGGCGCCCTCGCGGCCTCCCCACATCACGAACGTCTTGGCGCCCAGCTCAGCGGCGAGGTCG contains these protein-coding regions:
- the xylA gene encoding xylose isomerase, encoding MSLTPTRADKFSFGLWTIGYNGTDPFGGPTRPQLDVVEAVTKLSELGAYGLTFHDDDLFAFGSTDAERQKQIDRLKQVLADTGVIVPMVTTNLFSAPVFKDGGFTSNDRAVRRFALRKVLRNLDLAAELGAKTFVMWGGREGAEYDSAKNIGAALERYREAVNLLGDYVTDKGYDIRFAIEPKPNEPRGDILLPTVGHALAFINSLERPELVGLNPEVGHEQMAGLNFAAGIAQALYHGKLYHIDLNGQRGIKYDQDLVFGHGDLQNAFALVDLLENGGPNGGQAYDGPRHFDYKPSRTEDASGVWDSAAANMRTYLLLKERAAAFRADPEVQEALQAARVTELSETTLGAGESYDDLLADRSAYEDFDASAYFGGKGFGFVRLQQLALEHLLNAR